A region from the Desulfitobacterium dehalogenans ATCC 51507 genome encodes:
- a CDS encoding DUF2812 domain-containing protein — MLKFKLYFDKDAEEDWLKKMCLKGWALKKFFLGFYTFEKCDPGEYNYQIDLLDSWNGEKDDYAAFMEDTGVKVIAQWWRWVYLQKRASDGPFEMYTDVESKIAHYSRIKNFFKVVLVIEVMCFFIELMAAINIGSYVFGIFTVLLAGLSLVMFKMVWSCNWKIQQYNHERMM, encoded by the coding sequence ATGTTAAAGTTCAAACTATATTTTGATAAAGATGCAGAAGAAGATTGGTTAAAGAAAATGTGTTTAAAGGGATGGGCATTAAAAAAATTTTTTCTGGGTTTTTATACTTTTGAAAAGTGTGATCCTGGGGAATACAATTATCAAATAGACTTGCTTGATAGTTGGAATGGAGAAAAAGATGATTATGCAGCTTTCATGGAGGATACGGGGGTAAAAGTAATAGCTCAATGGTGGAGATGGGTATACTTACAAAAAAGAGCATCAGATGGACCCTTTGAAATGTATACAGACGTAGAGTCAAAAATCGCCCATTACAGTAGAATCAAGAATTTTTTCAAGGTAGTTCTGGTTATAGAAGTCATGTGTTTCTTTATAGAATTGATGGCAGCCATTAATATTGGTTCTTATGTTTTCGGGATATTTACAGTATTACTCGCAGGACTATCTTTAGTAATGTTTAAAATGGTTTGGAGTTGTAACTGGAAAATTCAACAATATAACCATGAAAGAATGATGTAA
- a CDS encoding NAD(P)/FAD-dependent oxidoreductase has translation MSEGFQLKSHYQLAIVGCGPAGMSAALNAKIRNKDFILLGSDFCSPKLAKAPQIDNYLGFHEIKGEDLRQNFLNHVKAMGIEIVPWKVLNIYPGPPFTLVGNNESFEADAVILATGVSPTKLLPGETDLLGRGVGYCATCDGPLYKGKKVAIISYSHEGEAEANFMAEICSEVYYLPFYKEVGRLDSRIIQKKARIKEIFGTQQVEKLVLDSEEIPVDGVFVLRESLPAEQIVPGLDMEKGAIKVNRDLETSVPGLFAAGDCSGQPYQLNKAVGEGGTAALNAIKYLDEMKKE, from the coding sequence ATGAGTGAAGGATTTCAACTAAAATCTCATTATCAATTGGCCATTGTCGGGTGCGGTCCCGCCGGGATGTCCGCTGCCTTAAATGCCAAAATTAGAAATAAAGACTTTATCCTTTTAGGAAGTGACTTTTGCAGTCCTAAATTGGCCAAAGCCCCCCAGATTGATAATTATCTCGGCTTTCATGAAATCAAAGGGGAGGACTTACGGCAGAATTTTTTAAACCATGTCAAAGCCATGGGTATTGAGATTGTTCCCTGGAAAGTTCTCAATATTTATCCCGGACCGCCTTTTACCCTGGTCGGGAACAATGAATCCTTTGAAGCCGATGCCGTGATTTTGGCCACAGGGGTATCCCCCACCAAACTTCTTCCCGGAGAAACAGATCTACTGGGGAGAGGAGTGGGCTATTGTGCCACTTGCGACGGCCCCTTGTACAAAGGGAAGAAAGTAGCGATCATTTCTTATAGTCATGAGGGAGAAGCCGAAGCCAACTTCATGGCTGAGATCTGCTCTGAAGTCTATTACCTGCCCTTCTATAAGGAAGTAGGTCGGCTTGACTCCAGAATCATCCAAAAGAAAGCCAGGATTAAAGAAATCTTCGGCACTCAGCAGGTAGAAAAGCTGGTTTTGGATAGTGAGGAAATCCCGGTGGACGGGGTATTCGTTCTGCGGGAAAGCCTGCCGGCAGAGCAGATTGTTCCGGGTTTGGACATGGAAAAGGGCGCTATCAAGGTAAACCGGGATTTGGAGACCAGTGTCCCAGGACTCTTCGCCGCCGGGGACTGCTCCGGACAGCCCTACCAATTGAACAAAGCGGTAGGGGAAGGAGGAACAGCGGCTCTCAATGCGATTAAGTATTTGGATGAGATGAAAAAAGAGTAG
- a CDS encoding isochorismate synthase encodes MRYQEKRINLKEPLAFWRNFEDEEKMLFYHPFKKELIIGTIPLKKFYGEENFRGYPYVFSRKTFFPTLKGPQWDGFEDETTAFEFYLVEKEGEQKLYYRDQEIEIQDQECIPRRHDYKLTAKDYGEWQGLFNQAKEEIRSKKVDKVVISRQVEIQCRTAVAIESVLKNLMENNPGSFVFAWYKQGKTFLGASPEVLVEKNKGTISSYALAGTGARNQQEADDIQQAALLNDPKNRHEHQLVVDYIAEIMESHSDEVVIGETTTLALKNLFHLKTPIQGKVKENSSLRDWVSRLHPTPALGGYPAEKALEIIARYENHERGLYGAPLGVMNEEGDGIFVVGIRSALIEGNKLYAYTGCGIVADSECEAEYLETANKARTILESL; translated from the coding sequence TTGAGATATCAGGAGAAGAGAATTAATCTTAAAGAACCCCTTGCCTTTTGGCGGAATTTTGAAGATGAAGAGAAAATGCTGTTTTATCATCCCTTTAAAAAGGAGCTCATTATTGGCACGATACCCCTGAAAAAGTTTTATGGGGAGGAAAACTTCCGGGGGTATCCTTATGTTTTTTCTAGAAAAACCTTCTTTCCTACACTCAAGGGCCCTCAGTGGGATGGCTTTGAGGATGAAACTACGGCATTTGAGTTTTATCTCGTGGAAAAAGAGGGGGAACAGAAGCTTTATTACAGGGATCAAGAGATTGAGATTCAAGATCAGGAGTGTATCCCCCGACGACATGATTATAAACTCACCGCCAAGGACTATGGGGAATGGCAGGGGCTATTTAATCAGGCTAAGGAAGAAATACGGAGCAAGAAAGTGGACAAGGTGGTCATTTCACGCCAAGTGGAGATCCAGTGTCGGACGGCAGTTGCTATCGAAAGTGTGTTGAAAAACCTTATGGAGAACAACCCCGGCTCCTTTGTGTTTGCCTGGTATAAGCAGGGCAAGACATTCCTAGGTGCAAGCCCGGAGGTTCTGGTAGAAAAAAATAAAGGTACGATCAGCAGCTATGCCTTAGCTGGGACAGGAGCACGTAATCAACAGGAAGCTGATGACATTCAGCAGGCAGCCCTTCTCAATGATCCCAAGAACCGTCATGAACATCAGCTGGTGGTTGATTATATCGCTGAGATTATGGAGAGCCATAGTGATGAGGTAGTCATCGGAGAGACGACCACCTTAGCCCTTAAGAATCTCTTTCATTTGAAAACTCCTATCCAAGGCAAGGTCAAGGAGAACAGCTCCTTGAGGGACTGGGTGTCCCGCTTGCACCCTACCCCGGCCTTGGGAGGATATCCCGCGGAAAAAGCGCTGGAGATCATTGCCCGTTATGAAAACCATGAACGAGGATTATATGGAGCTCCCCTGGGTGTGATGAATGAAGAAGGAGATGGGATCTTTGTGGTGGGAATCCGCTCGGCTCTGATTGAAGGGAATAAGCTTTATGCTTATACAGGCTGTGGAATCGTTGCCGACTCGGAGTGTGAGGCGGAATATCTGGAGACGGCTAATAAAGCAAGGACAATCTTAGAGAGTCTATAA
- the menD gene encoding 2-succinyl-5-enolpyruvyl-6-hydroxy-3-cyclohexene-1-carboxylic-acid synthase, translating into MSNYIGTLVDELYQMGVREVVISPGSRSAPLSIIFCEHDFQVYVSIDERSAGFFALGIAKEKERPVVLVCSSGSAVAHYFPAVVEAKHSNVPLIILTADRPPELRQVGAPQTIDQIKFYHDYTKYFEELALPEEREEMYPYVRGVMRKAYVSSMTDGYGVAHINIPLREPLSPDLAKLDFTLGRLEHPFQWQRGESRLTLNSKIFQGKKGIIVCGGDAYADYHEEVLKLAERLKAPLLADPISNFRNYGHPQIMDSYDVFLKKDTVKQELKPEFILHFGQTPVSKNLQEFLAMERDGLYFQINQTFQYRDPSLSINRYILASPKAFAQALSVHNEDDDYLYLWQDYQGRARQKLQLAHDETELFEGGLIQRLQDILPAESRLFVANSMAIRDVDYFLGSQPQKLKILCNRGANGIDGITSTALGVSTNHYPTVLLTGDLSFFHDLNGLQIGKNHRLNLIIILLNNNGGGIFNYLSHSKSRHFEFLFKTPHDMDFGGLKTLYGLTYFEPLDYKSFEEDVEKALSLEGIKVLNVKIDPQGSKRLHEKYTCID; encoded by the coding sequence ATGAGTAATTATATTGGAACTTTAGTTGATGAGCTGTATCAGATGGGAGTTCGGGAAGTGGTCATTAGCCCAGGTTCACGCTCAGCTCCATTATCCATCATATTTTGTGAGCATGATTTCCAGGTTTATGTCAGCATTGACGAACGGTCCGCGGGATTCTTTGCCTTAGGCATTGCCAAGGAAAAAGAAAGACCCGTTGTTCTGGTCTGCTCTTCAGGTTCGGCTGTCGCCCATTATTTCCCGGCGGTTGTTGAAGCCAAACATTCCAATGTTCCCTTAATTATTTTGACAGCCGATCGTCCTCCTGAATTACGCCAAGTAGGGGCCCCCCAAACCATCGATCAGATTAAGTTTTACCATGACTATACGAAATATTTTGAAGAACTGGCTCTGCCGGAAGAGCGGGAAGAGATGTATCCCTATGTCCGCGGGGTTATGCGCAAGGCTTACGTGAGTTCCATGACCGATGGCTATGGGGTAGCCCATATCAACATCCCCTTGCGTGAACCTTTGAGCCCGGATCTGGCTAAACTGGATTTCACCCTGGGCCGCCTGGAACATCCTTTTCAATGGCAGAGAGGAGAGAGCCGCTTAACCCTTAACAGCAAGATTTTTCAGGGGAAAAAGGGGATCATCGTCTGTGGAGGGGATGCTTATGCAGACTATCATGAGGAAGTCCTTAAGCTGGCAGAACGTTTAAAGGCACCTCTATTAGCTGATCCCATTTCCAACTTCCGCAATTATGGGCATCCCCAGATCATGGACAGCTATGATGTTTTCCTGAAAAAGGACACCGTCAAACAAGAGCTTAAGCCTGAGTTCATTCTCCACTTTGGTCAGACACCGGTCTCTAAGAACCTGCAGGAATTTCTCGCCATGGAGAGAGATGGACTTTATTTTCAGATCAATCAGACCTTCCAGTATCGGGATCCCTCACTATCCATTAATCGCTATATCCTTGCTTCCCCCAAAGCTTTTGCCCAAGCACTGAGTGTTCATAATGAAGATGATGACTACTTATACCTCTGGCAGGATTATCAGGGAAGGGCTCGTCAAAAACTGCAGCTTGCCCATGATGAAACAGAACTATTTGAAGGGGGATTAATACAGAGATTACAAGATATCCTGCCGGCTGAAAGCCGTTTATTTGTCGCCAACAGCATGGCCATTCGGGATGTGGACTATTTCCTGGGGTCACAACCGCAAAAGCTTAAAATTCTGTGCAACCGAGGAGCCAACGGCATAGATGGAATTACATCCACCGCTTTGGGGGTTTCTACTAATCACTATCCCACCGTGCTCCTCACCGGTGATTTGTCCTTCTTTCATGATTTGAATGGACTGCAGATCGGGAAAAACCACCGATTGAATTTGATCATTATCCTCTTAAACAATAATGGGGGAGGAATCTTCAACTACTTATCTCACAGCAAGAGCAGACATTTTGAATTTCTCTTCAAGACCCCCCATGACATGGACTTCGGTGGGCTAAAAACCCTGTACGGTCTGACCTATTTTGAGCCGCTGGATTATAAGAGCTTCGAGGAAGATGTTGAGAAGGCTCTTTCCTTAGAAGGGATCAAGGTATTAAATGTGAAAATCGATCCCCAAGGAAGCAAAAGATTGCATGAGAAGTACACCTGTATCGACTAA
- the menB gene encoding 1,4-dihydroxy-2-naphthoyl-CoA synthase, with protein sequence MKKFCWEPTKRNYEDIIYETWGGIGKITINRPEVRNAFRPRTIMELMDAFMAARDDSHIGVIILTGANHGQGQEKEAFCSGGDQRVRGHGGYVGEDQIPRLNVLDLQRLIRVTPKPVIAMVNGFAIGGGHVLHIVCDLTIASENARFGQTGPQVGSFDGGYGAGYLARIIGHKKAREIWYLCRQYTAQEALAMGLVNAVVPFGELEEETVRWAEEILQHSPTALRFLKAAFNADTDGLAGLQQLAGDATLLYYTTDEAKEGRDAFKEKRKPDFQQFPKFP encoded by the coding sequence GTGAAAAAATTTTGCTGGGAACCAACCAAGAGAAACTACGAGGACATTATTTACGAGACCTGGGGGGGAATAGGCAAGATAACCATCAACAGGCCGGAAGTCCGCAATGCTTTCCGGCCCAGAACCATTATGGAGTTAATGGATGCCTTTATGGCTGCTCGAGATGACAGCCACATCGGAGTGATTATTCTAACGGGAGCCAACCATGGCCAAGGTCAAGAGAAGGAAGCCTTTTGTTCCGGAGGGGATCAGCGGGTTCGTGGTCATGGGGGGTATGTAGGAGAGGATCAGATACCCCGGCTTAATGTATTGGACCTTCAGCGTCTGATCCGGGTCACTCCTAAGCCCGTCATAGCCATGGTCAATGGCTTTGCCATCGGGGGAGGGCATGTTTTACATATCGTCTGTGATTTAACGATTGCTTCTGAAAATGCCCGGTTTGGTCAGACAGGCCCTCAAGTGGGTTCCTTTGACGGGGGGTATGGTGCCGGTTATCTTGCCCGGATCATCGGGCACAAAAAAGCCCGGGAGATTTGGTATCTATGCCGTCAATATACAGCTCAGGAAGCTTTGGCGATGGGACTGGTGAATGCTGTGGTTCCCTTTGGGGAGCTGGAAGAAGAGACGGTAAGATGGGCCGAAGAAATTTTGCAGCATTCCCCAACTGCTTTGCGTTTTCTCAAAGCGGCCTTTAATGCCGATACGGACGGATTGGCCGGCCTACAGCAATTAGCCGGTGATGCGACCCTGCTCTACTATACAACCGATGAAGCGAAAGAAGGGCGGGATGCCTTCAAGGAAAAGCGCAAGCCTGATTTTCAGCAGTTTCCGAAATTCCCCTAA
- the menE gene encoding o-succinylbenzoate--CoA ligase — MNWLTKQARKKGKQRFLNHLSFAEVENLVQERAGRLYPYVKDETRVALYARNSVETVLFFLALQGLQKEVFMINIRLTEDEIRRKLTNLKIGVVFSEDQTFISFQDVLNQPLERQDEGRGGYAPEQIAVIMDTSATHGVAKSVPLRWRNLEAHVRASQQVLGVREEDNWLLVLPLYHIGGLAIVLRSLYNGTAVTLTAGFDEEETLKLIEEEKVNLLSLVPTMLHRILDRIRGHSLRAVLVSGEFIPEALVAASLRKGIPIYKSYGMTETASQATTFCVSEHPMKLKSVGYPLPGIKVHIHNPDREEVGEIILRGPMVMDGYLSEEPIQEFLHTQDIGYLDEDGYLFILDRRDNIIISGGENIYPQEIENILYAHPAVSECAIVAMKDKKWGQVPALFIVSALEDEEIRNYLSARIARYKHPKKILHLRELPKNSTGKLLKKALGEMVNED, encoded by the coding sequence GTGAACTGGCTCACAAAACAAGCCCGGAAAAAGGGAAAGCAAAGATTCTTAAACCATCTCTCCTTTGCAGAAGTGGAGAACCTTGTCCAAGAGCGGGCAGGCCGCTTGTACCCCTATGTCAAGGATGAGACCAGAGTAGCTCTCTATGCCCGCAACTCCGTTGAGACCGTCTTGTTTTTTCTGGCCTTGCAAGGATTGCAAAAGGAAGTATTCATGATCAATATCCGCCTCACTGAGGATGAAATCAGGAGAAAACTAACGAACTTAAAGATAGGCGTTGTTTTTTCCGAGGATCAGACCTTTATTTCCTTTCAGGATGTTCTTAACCAGCCCTTAGAGAGACAAGATGAAGGAAGGGGAGGGTATGCCCCGGAACAGATTGCTGTCATTATGGATACCAGTGCCACCCATGGTGTAGCCAAATCGGTTCCACTGCGCTGGAGGAATTTGGAGGCACATGTCCGGGCTTCTCAGCAAGTCTTGGGGGTTCGGGAAGAAGATAACTGGCTGCTGGTACTTCCTCTCTATCATATAGGCGGTTTAGCCATCGTGTTGCGCAGCCTCTATAATGGTACCGCTGTTACTTTGACGGCAGGGTTTGATGAAGAAGAGACCTTGAAATTGATCGAAGAAGAAAAGGTCAATCTCCTTTCCCTTGTCCCGACAATGCTTCACCGCATTCTGGATCGAATCCGCGGACATTCCTTGCGAGCTGTTCTGGTTAGTGGGGAATTCATTCCCGAGGCCTTGGTGGCAGCATCCTTAAGGAAAGGGATACCCATTTATAAATCCTATGGCATGACCGAGACGGCCAGTCAGGCCACAACCTTTTGCGTCTCTGAGCACCCCATGAAGCTCAAGTCTGTAGGCTATCCTTTACCAGGAATCAAAGTCCATATTCATAACCCCGATAGAGAGGAAGTCGGTGAAATAATCCTCCGGGGACCGATGGTCATGGACGGCTATCTGAGTGAAGAGCCGATTCAGGAGTTTCTTCATACCCAGGACATTGGCTATCTGGATGAAGATGGCTATCTTTTCATTCTGGATCGGCGTGACAATATCATTATCTCCGGGGGTGAAAACATCTACCCTCAGGAGATCGAGAATATCCTCTATGCTCATCCCGCTGTATCAGAGTGTGCAATTGTGGCGATGAAGGATAAGAAATGGGGACAAGTGCCGGCCCTATTTATCGTCTCTGCGTTGGAGGATGAGGAGATTAGGAATTATCTTTCCGCAAGAATCGCCAGGTATAAACACCCCAAGAAAATCCTTCACCTTAGGGAGCTCCCCAAAAATTCCACAGGGAAACTATTAAAAAAGGCTTTGGGTGAGATGGTTAATGAGGATTGA